DNA from Cutibacterium acnes:
AACTTGTGAAAATTAATATACGCCCTCGACATTGGCAGAAAAAATACTAACATTGCTCCAGTTGACGACGGTGCCCCTTGCGGCACTGGCGTCCCCATGAAATCCATCCCCATGGGAGCCAATGACAAGGAGCACTGATGCACTCAGCAACCGGGCTGCGACGATCCCGATCGGCAATACACGTCCTCATCTGCCTCTTGCTCATCCTGGCAGGAGCGGTTGGAGCAAGCCTCATCCAAACCGGAGGCGGCCACATCGCCGTCCAAGGGCTCAAAATCCCTGGCAAGGACGGAGCTGTAGCTAGCGCCGACCTCTTCCGACCCGACACCGCAACAGCAACGCGCAAAGCCCCTCTCATTATCGTGACACCAGGATTCCAGCGCACCAAGGAGACCCAGATCTCCTACTCCCTGGAACTCGCTCGCCGTGGATACGTCACCCTCGTCGTCGATCCGTACAATCAAGGCGAATCGACCTCTCAGCCTCCCCACAGCGACGACCCCAGCATCCAGCCAGCCATCGATTACGTGTCGCGTACCAACACTCTCAACTATGTCGATAAGACCAAGATCGGCATCACCGGCCACTCCGCAGGTGGATCCCAAGTGCGCCACATGGCCGCAGAATACGGCGCTAAGGAGGCCAAAGCCCTTAAGAAAGCTAAGGCTCCCGACTCCCCCGGAGGCACGACGATTACGAAGGAGGAACGCGAAAAAGCCGAACAACTCAACCCCATCCGCTCTGTCTTCATCTCGGGCTGGTTACAGCAGCTGAACGCCATGAAGCTCAAAAACATCCGATCCAATATCGGCATCGGCTACGCCCTCTACGACGAAGGCAGCTACCGCAATAAAAACCACAATGGCGATCTGCGTCACGCCCCGGAGGCCATTGCCGTCATCAACTCTGGCCTGCCGAAGTCACAGCACGTCGATCATGTGGTCATCGGGAAAGGCTACGGGTCGGCTGCCAATCGAACCTACCGCGTGGCTTATAACGACCGGACGATTCACCCGTTCCAGCCGCTCACACCCAGCGCTATCGGGTCGATGATTCAGTTCTTCGACGACACCATCGGTGCCCCACACCAGATGAGTACCTCCAACCAAACGTGGTGGCTTAAAGAACTCTTCAATGGCCTGTCCCTCGTCGCAGCGCTGATCATGCTCGTGCCCCTAACGAAACTGCTTGTGACAATTCCATGGTTCGCAGCGGCTCGTACCGACATCTCCCCTGCCCCACCGAAACCCAAAGGCAAAAGCGCGGTAATATTTTGGACAATCTTCGTTATCTCAGCAGCCGTTGCTTGCGTAACCTTCATCCCCCTATCGGTAGCTAGCCAGCACATCTTTTCGGCCGCAGCCAACAAACAAAACGGCTGGTTCTTTCCCGGACGAATGGTTAACGGGGTCGTGCTGTGGTCGCTCGTTAACGGCCTACTCGGTCTCATCCTGCTGTGGATCAGCCACGCCACATCGAAGAAACACGGCGACAACGAGGCCAAAGATTGGGGAGTTCGGATGAACTGGGTTCAGACCGGACGGACCCTCGCCCTAGCCCTGCTCGTCATCGTCATCTTCTACACAATCCTGGCAGCCATCTACGGTTTCTTCCACGTCGACTACCGACTTTTCGTGGTAGCTGCCCGCCCACTGACAAAGCGCTGGTTCCTCATTGCACTGGCCTATGTGCCGGCCCTGTTCCTGTTCTTCTTCTCAAACTCGTTGCGGGTCAATACCTCAATGCGATTCAACAACCAACGTCGCTGGGTCAATTGGCTCATCATTGCCCTGGCCAATTCCATCGGCCTGGCGGCCATTTTCGTCATTCAGTACGTCACACTCTTCTCGACCGGGACGGTGTTCTGGACGACGACCTGGCTGTACGTCAACATGCTGCAATCCTTGCTACCCATGATGGTGGTCCTGCCGCTATTCAACCGCGCCTTCTACCATGCCACCGGGCGGGTGTGGCTCGGCCCGATCGTCACCACTACGATCTTCGCCCTGATGGCATTAGGTGGATCGGTGGCGTATATCCCTATGTTCTGATCGGGGGCCACAATGCGCCCTGACGGGTCAGCCTCATGGTCCGAGGCGCACGTCACTCGGAGGGGATGTCCTCCTGTGGCGGTTGCCATGCCAACGGAAGCGGATGAGCTGGGTGAAGCGCCTCATCGTCCTGAGGAACGGACTTCACCCTTCCGATCTCACTTCCCCGGTACTCAAATCGACACGTGACGATGCCGCGACCCGACCCCCACACCCAGCCACGCCCATATTCGTCGTGAATGAGGTCAACCCCAGGAGGCCAATTTCGCCCGTCAAAAGATCGACGTCGGCCAAAGGGTCCCGGCTGGATGGGGGTGATCTCCTCGGTCACCTCGGGTTCGTCGAGCAGCCTCCCCTCATCGTCAACGACGAAAAGTTCCTCCTGAGCCGACGTAGCGAAATTCGATACCCCGACGCCCAGCAGTCGCACCCCCTCGCGCAAATCAAGGGAATCCAGCATCCGCACCGCCAGCTGGGAGATCCTCTCAGGCAAGTCGGTGGCTCCCGTCAGAGTCACCGACCGCGACCAGACGGTGAAGTCGGCCATCTTCGCCTTAAGGGTGACAGTGCGAGCGAACTGCC
Protein-coding regions in this window:
- a CDS encoding alpha/beta hydrolase, producing the protein MHSATGLRRSRSAIHVLICLLLILAGAVGASLIQTGGGHIAVQGLKIPGKDGAVASADLFRPDTATATRKAPLIIVTPGFQRTKETQISYSLELARRGYVTLVVDPYNQGESTSQPPHSDDPSIQPAIDYVSRTNTLNYVDKTKIGITGHSAGGSQVRHMAAEYGAKEAKALKKAKAPDSPGGTTITKEEREKAEQLNPIRSVFISGWLQQLNAMKLKNIRSNIGIGYALYDEGSYRNKNHNGDLRHAPEAIAVINSGLPKSQHVDHVVIGKGYGSAANRTYRVAYNDRTIHPFQPLTPSAIGSMIQFFDDTIGAPHQMSTSNQTWWLKELFNGLSLVAALIMLVPLTKLLVTIPWFAAARTDISPAPPKPKGKSAVIFWTIFVISAAVACVTFIPLSVASQHIFSAAANKQNGWFFPGRMVNGVVLWSLVNGLLGLILLWISHATSKKHGDNEAKDWGVRMNWVQTGRTLALALLVIVIFYTILAAIYGFFHVDYRLFVVAARPLTKRWFLIALAYVPALFLFFFSNSLRVNTSMRFNNQRRWVNWLIIALANSIGLAAIFVIQYVTLFSTGTVFWTTTWLYVNMLQSLLPMMVVLPLFNRAFYHATGRVWLGPIVTTTIFALMALGGSVAYIPMF